A stretch of Anaeromyxobacter dehalogenans 2CP-1 DNA encodes these proteins:
- the atpG gene encoding ATP synthase F1 subunit gamma — protein MPSLRDIRNRIGSVRSTRQITKAMKMVSAAKLRRAQDAVLKTRPYAVLLDQTLSRLAARAAAEEQVAHPLLAPRAQRTAEVVVVTSDRGLAGGFNSNICRFVQRFLTENADRFERIALSTVGKKGREYFKARRLDIRKDYTGVHANLAYEKAEALAREATERYLAGEVDAVFLAYNEFKSAISQKQVVVQLLPIDTSAAGADATGIDFKYEPSREALLAELLPRHVAMQVWRALLESAASEHGARMSAMESATKNAEEMIASLSLQYNRARQAYVTKELMEIVGGAEALK, from the coding sequence GTGCCTTCCCTTCGCGACATCCGCAACCGCATCGGCTCGGTCCGCTCGACGCGGCAGATCACCAAGGCCATGAAGATGGTGTCCGCGGCGAAGCTGCGCCGCGCCCAGGACGCCGTCCTCAAGACCCGCCCGTACGCGGTCCTGCTGGACCAGACCCTCTCCCGGCTGGCGGCCCGCGCCGCCGCCGAGGAGCAGGTGGCGCACCCGCTGCTCGCCCCGCGCGCCCAGCGCACCGCAGAGGTGGTGGTCGTCACCAGCGACCGCGGCCTGGCCGGCGGCTTCAACTCCAACATCTGCCGCTTCGTCCAGCGCTTCCTCACCGAGAACGCCGACCGCTTCGAGCGGATCGCGCTCTCCACCGTGGGGAAGAAGGGCCGCGAGTACTTCAAGGCCCGCCGGCTCGACATCCGCAAGGACTACACCGGCGTCCACGCGAACCTCGCCTACGAGAAGGCCGAGGCGCTCGCGCGCGAGGCCACCGAGCGCTACCTCGCCGGCGAGGTGGACGCGGTGTTCCTCGCCTACAACGAGTTCAAGAGCGCCATCTCCCAGAAGCAGGTGGTGGTGCAGCTGCTCCCCATCGACACCTCGGCCGCCGGCGCGGACGCGACCGGCATCGACTTCAAGTACGAGCCCTCCCGCGAGGCGCTGCTCGCCGAGCTCCTGCCCCGCCACGTGGCGATGCAGGTGTGGCGCGCGCTGCTCGAGTCCGCCGCGTCGGAGCACGGCGCGCGGATGAGCGCGATGGAGTCGGCGACCAAGAACGCCGAGGAGATGATCGCGTCGCTCAGCCTCCAGTACAACCGGGCGCGCCAGGCCTACGTGACGAAGGAGCTCATGGAGATCGTGGGCGGCGCCGAGGCGCTCAAGTAA
- the atpA gene encoding F0F1 ATP synthase subunit alpha: MEIRADEISRIIREQIKDYGKKVEVAETGSILSQADGVARIYGLAGAAAGELLEFPGGIRGLVLNLEEDNVGAAIMGPYEHIREGDPVKRTGLIAEVPVGEELLGRVVDGLGNPIDGRGPLNAKHHRKIEIKAPGIVKRKSVHEPMQTGLKAIDALVPIGRGQRELILGDRQTGKTAVAIDTILNNKGNNLYCFYVAIGQKQSTVARVVDTLKKYGAMEYTTVISASASDPAPMQYLAPYTGVTMAEYFRDSGRHALIIYDDLSKQAVAYRQLSLLLRRPPGREAYPGDVFYLHSRLLERAAKLSDKEGAGSLTALPIIETQAGDVSAYIPTNVISITDGQIFLESNLFYQGVRPAINVGISVSRVGGSAQIKAMKQVAGSLKLDLAQYRELAAFAQFGSDLDKATQETLARGERLVELLKQGQYAPLSVEKQVIQIYAGTQKDTDGQNWIRAVPTEQVVRYMRELIEFLDARHPGIAKAIAEKKALDDGIRKDLDAALREFAGIFKIEG, translated from the coding sequence ATGGAAATCCGCGCCGACGAGATCAGCCGCATCATCCGCGAGCAGATCAAGGATTACGGGAAGAAGGTCGAGGTCGCCGAGACCGGCTCGATCCTGAGCCAGGCGGACGGCGTCGCCCGCATCTACGGCCTTGCCGGCGCCGCCGCCGGCGAGCTCCTCGAGTTCCCGGGCGGGATCCGCGGCCTGGTCCTCAACCTCGAGGAGGACAACGTCGGTGCCGCCATCATGGGGCCGTACGAGCACATCCGCGAGGGCGACCCGGTCAAGCGGACCGGCCTCATCGCCGAGGTGCCGGTGGGCGAGGAGCTGCTCGGGCGCGTGGTGGACGGCCTCGGCAACCCGATCGACGGGCGCGGGCCGCTGAACGCGAAGCACCACCGCAAGATCGAGATCAAGGCCCCCGGCATCGTGAAGCGCAAGTCGGTGCACGAGCCGATGCAGACCGGCCTGAAGGCGATCGACGCGCTCGTGCCCATCGGCCGCGGCCAGCGCGAGCTCATCCTGGGGGATCGCCAGACCGGCAAGACCGCCGTGGCGATCGACACCATCCTCAACAACAAGGGCAACAACCTCTATTGCTTCTACGTCGCCATCGGCCAGAAGCAGTCCACCGTCGCGCGCGTGGTCGACACGCTCAAGAAGTACGGCGCGATGGAGTACACGACGGTCATCTCCGCCAGCGCCTCCGACCCCGCCCCGATGCAGTACCTCGCGCCGTACACCGGCGTGACCATGGCGGAGTACTTCCGCGACTCCGGCCGCCACGCGCTCATCATCTACGACGACCTGTCGAAGCAGGCCGTCGCGTACCGTCAGCTCTCGCTGCTCCTCCGCCGCCCGCCGGGCCGCGAGGCGTATCCGGGCGACGTGTTCTACCTCCACAGCCGTCTGCTCGAGCGCGCCGCCAAGCTCTCCGACAAGGAGGGCGCCGGCTCGCTGACCGCGCTCCCCATCATCGAGACGCAGGCCGGCGACGTGTCGGCGTACATCCCGACGAACGTCATCTCCATCACCGACGGCCAGATCTTCCTCGAGTCGAACCTGTTCTACCAGGGCGTCCGGCCGGCGATTAACGTCGGCATCTCGGTGTCCCGCGTCGGCGGCTCCGCGCAGATCAAGGCCATGAAGCAGGTGGCCGGCTCGCTGAAGCTCGACCTCGCCCAGTACCGCGAGCTGGCCGCGTTCGCGCAGTTCGGCTCCGACCTCGACAAGGCCACCCAGGAGACGCTGGCCCGCGGCGAGCGCCTGGTCGAGCTGCTGAAGCAGGGCCAGTACGCGCCGCTCTCGGTCGAGAAGCAGGTCATCCAGATCTACGCCGGCACGCAGAAGGACACCGACGGCCAGAACTGGATCCGCGCGGTCCCGACCGAGCAGGTGGTCCGCTACATGCGCGAGCTCATCGAGTTCCTCGACGCGCGCCACCCCGGCATCGCCAAGGCGATCGCCGAGAAGAAGGCGCTCGACGACGGCATCCGCAAGGACCTCGACGCCGCGCTCCGGGAGTTCGCCGGCATCTTCAAGATCGAGGGCTAG
- the atpH gene encoding ATP synthase F1 subunit delta, giving the protein MLMGSIARRYARALFSLAVEQGRVEPWNDALQVLKNAVEGSPDLRDVLSNPVYSKEQRRAIVEKLASALKLEREPANLLFLLGDRNRLAYLAAVVDTFRSLADQHLGRLRARVTSAVPLDASAAQAIADRLSKATNAKVLLDRAVDPSLLGGVIAQVGSLVYDGSVRTQLEDLRKTLKQ; this is encoded by the coding sequence ATGCTCATGGGTTCCATCGCCCGCCGGTACGCCCGGGCGCTCTTCAGCCTCGCCGTCGAGCAGGGTCGCGTCGAGCCCTGGAACGACGCGCTCCAGGTGCTGAAGAACGCCGTCGAAGGCTCCCCCGATCTGCGCGACGTCCTGTCCAACCCGGTCTACTCGAAGGAGCAGCGCCGGGCCATCGTGGAGAAGCTGGCCTCTGCGCTGAAGCTCGAGCGCGAGCCGGCCAACCTCCTCTTCCTGCTCGGCGACCGGAACCGCCTCGCCTACCTGGCGGCGGTGGTGGACACCTTCCGCTCGCTCGCCGATCAGCACCTCGGCCGCCTCCGCGCCCGGGTCACCTCGGCGGTGCCCCTCGACGCCTCGGCCGCCCAGGCCATCGCCGACCGGCTCTCGAAGGCCACGAACGCGAAGGTCCTGCTCGACCGCGCGGTGGACCCGTCGCTCCTCGGCGGCGTGATCGCCCAGGTCGGCAGCCTGGTCTACGACGGATCCGTGCGGACCCAGCTCGAGGACCTCCGCAAGACCTTGAAGCAGTAA
- a CDS encoding Hsp20/alpha crystallin family protein, with translation MAMLTRFEPFRDLARLQDEMGRMFGDDRLFRAGESVGWTPACDIYEDEEAVALRFELAGVDPKDVEVRFENGVLTLRGERKLEHEEKRENYHRVELGYGTFTRSFTLPSTVDAEHIRAEARNGVLAVTLPKRAEAKPRAIQVKIT, from the coding sequence ATGGCGATGCTGACCAGATTCGAGCCCTTCCGAGACCTGGCGAGGCTGCAGGACGAGATGGGCCGCATGTTCGGTGATGACCGCCTGTTCCGCGCCGGCGAGTCGGTGGGCTGGACGCCCGCGTGCGACATCTACGAGGACGAGGAGGCAGTGGCGCTCCGCTTCGAGCTGGCTGGGGTGGATCCGAAGGACGTCGAGGTCCGCTTCGAGAACGGCGTGCTGACGCTGCGGGGCGAGCGGAAGCTCGAGCACGAGGAGAAGCGCGAGAACTACCACCGCGTCGAGCTCGGCTACGGCACCTTCACCCGCTCCTTCACGCTCCCGAGCACCGTGGACGCGGAGCACATCCGCGCCGAGGCGAGGAACGGGGTGCTGGCGGTGACGCTGCCGAAGCGCGCCGAGGCGAAGCCGCGCGCGATCCAGGTGAAGATCACCTGA
- a CDS encoding bactofilin family protein codes for MAMLKREELTSIPAASGDLNALLGRGSEFEGKLTFEGTVRIDGKFTGTIVTNDVLVVGEGAKVSAEITCGTVIVHGEINGNVRAKNAVELHHPAKMRGNIEAPSLMVEKGVIFEGQSKMEALDKTASKPAPAPAVAAVKP; via the coding sequence ATGGCCATGCTGAAGCGCGAAGAACTCACCTCCATCCCGGCCGCGTCCGGCGATCTCAACGCCCTGCTGGGCCGCGGCTCGGAGTTCGAAGGGAAGCTCACCTTCGAAGGCACCGTCCGCATCGACGGCAAGTTCACCGGCACCATCGTCACCAACGACGTGCTGGTGGTTGGCGAGGGCGCCAAGGTGTCCGCCGAGATCACCTGTGGCACGGTGATCGTCCACGGCGAGATCAACGGCAACGTCCGCGCGAAGAACGCGGTCGAGCTGCACCATCCCGCCAAGATGCGGGGCAACATCGAGGCCCCGTCGCTCATGGTCGAGAAGGGCGTCATCTTCGAGGGTCAGTCGAAGATGGAGGCGCTCGACAAGACCGCGTCGAAGCCCGCCCCGGCCCCGGCCGTCGCCGCCGTCAAGCCGTAA